In Eschrichtius robustus isolate mEscRob2 chromosome 11, mEscRob2.pri, whole genome shotgun sequence, the following proteins share a genomic window:
- the DHCR7 gene encoding 7-dehydrocholesterol reductase: MKPLGKRLEGPMAAKPQSNDPQTKSPGNITFGKAATQGQWGRAWEVDWFSLASVIFLLLFAPFIVYYFIMACDQYSCSLTAPLADIATGRARLSDIWAKTPPVTTKAAQIYVAWVTFQVLLYMLLPDFCHKFLPGYVGGVQEGAMTPAGIVNKYEINGLQAWLITHLLWFVNCYLLACFSPTVIFDNWIPLLWCANILGYAVSTFAMIKGYFFPTDARDCKFTGNFFYNYMMGVEFNPRIGKWFDFKLFFNGRPGIVAWTLINLSFAAKQQELYGHVTNSMVLVNVLQAIYVLDFFWNETWYLKTIDICHDHFGWYLGWGDCVWLPYLYTLQGLYLVYHPVQLPTRYSLGVLLLGLLGYYIFRMANHQKDLFRRTDGRCLIWGRKPKVIECSFTSADKQKHHSKLLVSGFWGVARHFNYTGDLMGSLAYCLACGGGHLLPYFYIIYMTVLLTHRCLRDEHRCASKYGRDWDRYTAAVPYRLLPGIF, from the exons ATGAAACCGCTTGGTAAGAGGTTGGAG ggcccaatggctgcaaaaCCGCAGTCCAACGATCCCCAAACCAAGAGTCCTGGCAACATCACCTTCGGCAAGGCTGCGACCCAGGGGCAGTGGGGCCGTGCCTG GGAGGTGGACTGGTTTTCCTTGGCCAGCGTCATCTTCCTGCTGCTGTTTGCACCCTTCATCGTGTACTATTTCATCATGGCCTGCGACCAGTACAGCTGCTCCCTGACGGCCCCCTTGGCGGACATCGCCACCGGGCGGGCTCGACTCTCGGACATCTGGGCCAAGACGCCACCTGTGACAACGAAAGCGGCCCAGATCTATGTGGCATGGGTCACGTTCCAG GTGCTTCTGTACATGCTGCTTCCTGACTTCTGCCACAAGTTTCTGCCGGGCTACGTGGGGGGCGTTCAGGAGGGCGCCATGACTCCCGCAG GAATCGTCAACAAGTATGAGATCAACGGCCTGCAAGCCTGGCTCATCACGCATCTCCTCTGGTTTGTTAATTGCTACCTCCTCGCCTGCTTCTCTCCCACCGTCATCTTTGACAACTGGATCCCGCTGCTCTGGTGTGCCAACATTCTGGGCTACGCCGTCTCCACCTTCGCCATGATCAAGGGCTACTTCTTCCCCACTGATGCCCGAGACTG caaattcacAGGCAATTTCTTTTACAACTACATGATGGGCGTTGAGTTTAACCCCCGAATTGGGAAGTGGTTTGACTTCAAGCTCTTCTTCAATGGACGCCCCGGGATCGTCGCCTGGACCCTCATCAACCTGTCCTTTGCAGCCAAGCAGCAGGAGCTCTACGGCCACGTGACCAACTCCATGGTCTTGGTCAACGTCCTGCAG GCCATCTATGTGCTGGACTTCTTCTGGAACGAAACCTGGTACCTGAAAACCATTGACATCTGCCATGACCACTTTGGGTGGTACCTGGGCTGGGGGGACTGCGTCTGGCTGCCGTACCTCTACACGTTGCAG GGTCTGTACCTGGTGTACCACCCCGTGCAGCTGCCCACCCGCTACTCCCTGGGCGTCCTGCTGCTGGGCCTGCTGGGCTACTACATCTTCCGGATGGCCAACCATCAGAAGGACCTCTTCCGCCGCACGGACGGGCGCTGCCTGATCTGGGGCAGGAAGCCCAAGGTCATCGAGTGTTCCTTCACGTCGGCCGATAAGCAGAAGCACCACAGCAAGCTGCTGGTGTCCGGCTTCTGGGGCGTGGCCCGCCACTTCAACTACACCGGCGACCTGATGGGCAGCCTGGCGTACTGCCTGGCCTGCGGCGGCGGCCACCTCCTGCCCTACTTCTACATCATCTACATGACCGTCCTGCTGACCCACCGCTGCCTGCGGGACGAGCACCGCTGCGCTAGCAAGTACGGCCGGGACTGGGACCGCTACACAGCTGCCGTGCCTTACCGCCTGCTGCCCGGAATCTTCTAA